The genomic segment AAAATGGGACTTTTTGAAGTAGCAGATGGAGGTACAGTTTTTTTGGATGAAATTGGAGAACTTCCTTTGAATATACAAGTTAAGCTACTTAATGTACTTCAAGAGGGCGAAGTGGAAAGAGTGGGGTCGGTTAAATCAATTAAAATTGATGTAAGAGTATTAGCAGCTACTAATAGGAACTTAGAAGATATGACTAAAGAGAAATCATTTAGATCAGATTTATATTATCGTTTAAATGTGGTCCCTCTTACTATCCCACCACTAAGGGATAGGAAAGAGGATATTGTTCCTTTAGTCCAACATTTCTTATCTCAATTAAATAAAAAATATAACTTTGAGAAAACTTTCACGATTGAGGCGATGAATACACTTTATAATTACAGTTGGCCGGGTAATGTCCGTGAACTTAAAAATATTGTAGAAAGGGTTATAGTGATGAGTAGTAGTGATAAAATATTCCAAAGTGATTTGTCGATTAAAACCTCTTCGAATGTTATGGAGAGAAATATTGAATGCGGGGATGCATGTAATTTAAAAGAGGCAGTTGGAAAAGTTGAAGCTAAACTTATTAGCCAAGCGTTTGATAATGCTGGTAATGTCAGGGGTGCTGCAAAAATACTTGGAATTGATGCATCTACTTTTGTTAGAAAGCGTAAAAAATATTTTGGAAAAGAAGCGTTGCAAAAATGAAACGTGTTGCAAAAATGCAAAAACAAGTAATTACCTTCTAAATCTCATATAGTATGCACGAGTTTATAGAATTCTGTCGGTTGAGTTTCTAATATCTGTTGCCTTTATGCAACAGATATTAATAAAAAATAATATATTTGTGATTGTTTTCACAGATATATTATTTTTTTTATAAATATATCTGTTAAAACAATCACAATAATTCATTAAAATACATTAATATAATAGTATTTAAGAAAACATATCACATATTTGTAACTTTGGCACAGGTATTGCTACATATGTAAATGTAAAGTTACATAAAATACACATGTGAGGGGAATGGTTTTAATGGGATTAATGACTGGCGAACAATACGTAGAAAGTCTTAGAGAATTGAATTTAAAAGTTTATATGTTTGGAGAAAAAGTAGAAAATGTAGTAGATAACCCTATAATTAGGCCTTCAATGAATTCAGTTAAAATGACTTATGATTTGGCACAAATGCCTGAATATGAAGATTTATTGACATCTACTTCAATAATTACAGGTGAAAAAATTAACAGATTTGCTAATATACATCAAAGCACAGAGGATCTAGTTAAAAAAGTTAAAATGCAAAGATTATGTGGACAAAAAACCGCTTCATGCTTCCAAAGATGTGTTGGCATGGATGCATTTAACTCTGAATATAGTACTACTTATGAAATAGATAAAGCTTGTGGAACGGAGTATCATGAAAGATTTAAAAAGTTTTTAAAATATATTCACGAAAATGATTTAATAGTAGATGGAGCAATGACAGATCCAAAAGGAGATAGAGGTCTATCAATATCAAAACAAGAAGATCCAGATATGTATCTTAGGGTAGTTGAAAGAAGACCTGATGGTATTGTAGTCAGAGGGGCAAAGGCTCATCAAACTGGTATATGTAATTCTCACGAAGTTTTAGTTATGCCAACTATTGCTATGAGACCAGAGGATAAGGACTATGCAGTATCATTTTCAGTGCCAACAAACACAGAAGGCATTATTATGATTCTTGGACGTCAATCCTGCGATACAAGAAAAAGTGAAGAAGGCGCAGATATCGATGTTGGAAATTATAATTATGGTGGAGTAGAAGCTTTAACTATCTTTGATGATGTATTCGTACCAAATGAACGAATATTCTTAAATGGAGAAACAGAATTTGCAGGTATGCTTGTTGAAAGATTTGCAGGATACCATAGACAAAGTTATGGCGGATGTAAAGTTGGCGTAGGTGATGTGCTTATTGGCGCTACGGCACTTGCAGCAGATTATAATGGAACTAATAGAGTATCACATATTAAAGATAAATTAATAGAAATGACTCACCTAAATGAAACACTATACGCTTGTGGAATTGCATGTTCTGCAGAAGGTCATAAAACTGAATCAGGTAATTATATAATAGATTTGTTACTTGCTAATGTATGTAAGCAAAATGTTACAAGATTCCCATATGAAATAGTAAGACTTGCTGAAGATATCGCTGGAGGATTAATGGTAACTATGCCTGCAGATAAAGATTTTAAAGATCCAATAACCGGACCTTATCTTGAAAAATATTTAAAAGGTGTTGCATCTGTTTCAACTGAAAATAGAATGAGAATATTAAGATTAATAGAAAACTTAGCACTTGGAACCGCGGCAGTTGGTTACAGAACAGAATCAATGCATGGTGCAGGTTCACCACAGGCTCAAAGAATAATGATAGCAAGGCAAAGCAATTTAGCCCATAAAAAGGCCTTAGCAAAAGTGATAGCTAGAATAAAAGAATAAATTATTTATAAAATACATTTTTCATAATATGAAAACCTTAAATATATAAGGGGTAACCCACCCCGCATATATTTAAAAGAATGGAGTGACGTAATGTTTGCTGAAATTGAAAAAATCCTTGAGATGAATGTCAGACCAAAGCTAAAAGATCACTATGGAAATATTGAACTTGTTAGCTACGACGATGGAATAGTTGAGGTTAAGCTTTTGGGGCAATGTAAGGGATGTTTATCTGCAAAATTTACCATTGAAGATGTGGTTGAAGTTGCACTTAAAGAAGCAATTCCTAGCATTAAAAAGGTAATACTTAAAAATGAAGTAAGCGAAGAGTTATTAGAACAAGCTAGAAAATTTTTAAGTAAGGGTAATAGAGGGAATTAATGAAAATTGGTATTAAATATTGTGGAGGATGTAATCCAACTTATGATAGGCCAGGGGTAGTGTCAAAATTAAAGAAATATATTGGCAAAGCGCACAGTATTGAAACGGCAAAACACGGGATTATTTATGATGTGGTTGTTATTTTATGTGGATGTACCAGTGCTTGTGCGAGTCACCAAAATCTTGAAGCTAAATATGAAAAAGTATATATAACTTGTGAAAACGATAACAGAAAATTGCTTAATATTATAGACAAAATCAAAGTTTTGTAATTGGGGAGAGTGATAATTATGAACTTAGAAGAAATTTATAAATCAAAGGTTATTACGGCGGAGCAAGCAGCAGGGAAAATAAAGTCAGGAAATAGGGTAGTTACAGGACATGCTTGCGGAGAGCCAACAGATGTTATATCTGCAATGGTAGCTAATAGTAAGGCTTATGAAAATGTTGAAATCGTACATATGGTGGCAATGAGTAAAAGTGAATATGCAAAGCCAGGCATGGAAAAACACTTTAGACATAACTCATTATTTGTAGGGGGAACTACAAGGGAGTCAGTAAGCTCAGGAAGAGCAGATTTTACACCATGTTTTTTTTCTAAGGTACCTGATCTATTTAAAAATGGTTATCTACCAATAGATGTGGCAATTGTTCAAGTTTCAGCACCAGATGAGCACGGTTGTTGTAGTTTCGGTGTATCTATTGATTATACAAAGACTGCAACGGAATGTGCAAAAATGGTAATTGCAGAAGTAAATAATAAAATGCCAAGAACTATGGGAGACTCTTTTATACATATTTCTGATATTGATTATATTGTAGAAGTAAGTCATCAAATAATAGAGCTTAATCCTCCTAAAATTGGAGATGTTGAGAAAGCTATTGGAGAGTATTGTGCTTCTTTAGTTGAGGATGGTTCCACACTTCAACTTGGAATAGGAGCTATTCCAGATGCAGTACTTTTATTTTTAAAGGACAAAAAAGACTTAGGCATACATTCGGAAATGATTTCAGACGGAGTAGTTGAACTTGTTGAAACAGGAGTTGTAACAAATCAGGCTAAGACAATTCATCCAGGGAAAATAGTAGTAACTTTCCTTATGGGAACCAAAAGACTTTATGACTTTGTTGATAATAATCCAATGGTTGAAATGTATTCTGTAGATTATGTAAATGATCCGGTTATAATTTCGAAAAATAATAAAATGGTTTGTATAAATTCTGCTATTCAAGTAGATCTTATGGGACAGGTCAATGCAGAAACTATAGGTTTAACTCAGTTTAGTGGAACTGGTGGACAAGTTGATTTTATTAGAGGTGCAGCTATGGCAAAGGATGGAAAATCTATTATTGCCATGCCGTCTACAGCAAGCAAAGGAAAGATTTCCAGAATTAAACCAATGCTTGATGAAGGAGCAGCGGTTACAACTTTGAGAAACGAAGTGCAATACGTAGTTACTGAGTATGGTATTGCAGAGCTAAAAGGTAAAACATTAAGAGATAGAGCAAGGTCTCTCATAAATATTTCTCATCCAGACTTTAGACCTTCACTTATGCAAGAATGGGAAAAGAGATTTAAAGCCAAATTCCAAAATTAAATGCAAATTATAGGGGGAAACAAATGAGGAAAGGTTATGTGTATATTATTCTAACTGCTCTACTATACAGCACTCAGGAAATTGCAAATAAAATGCTAGTAAAAAATGGAATGGATTCATTTCAAATTACATTTCTAATATTCACAATCGGCGCAATACTATTAACTCCATTTGCAATAAAAGATATTAAAGCTAAGAAGTTAAAGCTTGGTATAAATGATGTTGGCTACTTTGCATTAAATGGTGCACTATGTATACCCATCTCAATGGCGCTGTTATCATTTGCAGGTAAATATACTCTAGCTTCAACTTCAGCGGTTATATTTAGTTCAAATGCGATATTTACAGTACCCTTTGCTTATTTAATTTTAAAAGAAAAGATTAATAAAGCAACATTAATATCTCTTTTGGTAGGTATTTTAGGTGTTATTATAATTTTCAATCCATCAAAAATGGTAGCAGGAATGAATGGTGAATCTTCTAATTTGTTAGGAATAACACTTGCATTAGGTGCAGCTATAGCCTGGTCGCTATTTACAGTAATTAGCAAAATTAGAATAAATCAATACGGTGGTTATGTATTTAACTGTATAGCATTCTATATTGGAGCATTCTTTGTATTAATAATACTTTTAGCTACAGGAAGACCTATATTCAAAGGAATTGATGGTAATGCAGGTTTAGTACTCGTGTACATGGGCCTATTTATAAAGGCACTTGGATATGTATTCTACCTTGGAGCAATAAGGTTAACATCAGCAGTTACAGCATCCTTAGTATTTTTAATAAAGCCTGCTTTAGCTACTATGCTTGCTGTAATGATACTTGGAGAGAAGCTTGAATTAAATATAGTTATAGGAATTGGATTTATTATTGTGAGCTCGTATATTGCATTTAAATCTAAGCGAGCTTCAGAGATTTCTCAAGTAGTTACTAACTAAATACTTAAGATAATCTTTTACATTTAATATAAACTGGAGGTGTAATTTTGGAAAATGCAAGAATAAGAAGTCAAGAAGTTATGAAAAAAGTAGTTTCTGCGCAGGAAGCAGCGGGTCTAATAAAAGATGGAATGGTAGTTGGAGTAAGTGGGTTTACTCCATCAGGTTATCCTAAGGATGTTCCTTTAGCTCTTGCGCAAAGAGTTAAAAGTACTGGCGAAAAAATGAAACTCACATTGTATACAGGTGCGTCTGTTGGTGCAGAAATAGATGGAGCTTGGGCTGAGGCGGGTATAATTTCAAAAAGAATGCCCTATCAAACTAACAGCAATTTAAGAAACTGCATTAATAAAGGGCTTACAGAGTATATTGATATGAATTTAAGCTGTATGCCTCAATTTGTAAATTATGGATTTTTACCTAAAGTTAATGTTGCAATTATAGAAGCTTTGGCAATTACGGAAGAAGGCAACATAATCCCTACAACAGCAGTGGGGAATGCAGCTACTTATGTGGAAAATGCAGATATGGTTATTATTGAAGTTAATGAAAATCAGCCATTGTCATTAGAAGGTATTGCAGATATTTATACGTTAGAAAATCCTCCCTTCAGGAAGCCAATTCCAATAACACATCCGGGAGATAGGATTGGAACAACTTATATACCTTGTAAACTTGAAAAAATTGCTGCAGTTGTGATGACAAATACATCTGATAAAACAAGAGCGTTAAAACCTATTGATGAAACTTCTAAAGCAATTTCAAAAAACTTAATAAATTTTCTTGAAAATGAAGTTAAAGAAGGAAGGCTCCCAGAAAATTTATTACCTTTGCAATCAGGAGTTGGGAATGTAGCGAATGCAGTGCTTGCAGGACTTTGTGAAACTAATTTGAAAAAGCTTACCTGCTATACAGAGGTAATACAGGATTCTATGCTTGATCTTATAAGATGTGGCAAAGCAGAAATGGTTTCAGCTACAGCATTAAGCCCTTCACCAACTGGAATGGAAGCTTTTAGACGTGACGTTGGCAGTTTAAAAGATAAAATTGTATTGAGGCCTCAGGAAATAAGTAATAATCCAGAAGTTATTCGAAGGCTTGGAGTTATTGCTATGAATACAGCTTTAGAGGTTGATATATATGGTAATGTTAATTCAACTCATGTTATGGGTACAAAGATGATGAATGGAATAGGTGGCTCTGGAGATTTTGCAGGAAATGCTTCTTTAACCATATTTACAACAGAATCTATAGCCAAGGGTGGAGATATATCTTCAATAGTTCCAATAGTTTCGCATGTAGATCATACAGAACACAATGTTATGGTAATTGTTACTGAACAAGGCACCGCAGATTTAAGAGGTAAGAGCCCAAAGGAAAGGGCAGTTGCGATTATTAATAATTGTGCTCATCCGGACTATAGGCCACAACTTTTGGAATACTTGGAGAAAGCAGAATGTTGTGCTGGAAAGCATACCCCTCATGTGTTATGCGATGCGCTATCCTGGCATGTAAGGTTTATGGAAACAGGTACAATGAAGATGAATAAAGAATTATAAAATGTATTTTCGTTAAATAATATGATAATCTAATAGTAAGTTAATATAAAAAAAAATATAAATATATAAAACAATATAAAACAAATAGGAGGAAGATAAAATGGATAACAAGGCATATATAAATGAAATGATGATTAAGGCAAAGACAGCTCAAGCAGGTATTGCAAATTATAATCAAGAACAGGTGGATGATTTAGTTAGAGTTATTGGTAAGGTTATATTTGATAATGCTGAAATACTTGCAAAAGAAGCGGTAACTGAAACAAGAATGGGAGTTTATGAAGATAAGGTAGCTAAGAACATGGGTAAGTCAAAGACTATATGGAACAGTTTAAAAGGTAAAAAATCTGTAGATATCATTGGAGCAGAAGAAGGAAAAGAAGGAATAGTACTAGTTGCTAAGCCAAAGGGAGTTATAGCTTCTATTACACCAACTACAAATCCAATAGTTACACCTATGTGTAATGCCATGTTTGCATTAAAAGGAAGAAATGCAATTATTGTTGCTCCACACCCAAGATCTAAGGATTGCTCAGCACATGCTGTTAAACTAATGAATGATGAATTAAGGAAACTAGGAGCACCAGAAAATTTAATTCAAATAATATCAGAACCATCTGTTGAATTAACTGGAGAATTAATGGCAGCTGCTGATACAGTTGTAGCTACTGGCGGAATGGGAATGGTAAGGGCTGCTTACGCAAGCGGAAAACCAGCATTCGGAGTAGGAGCAGGAAATGTTCAAGTTATTATTGATAGAGATTATGATTTTGATAAAGCCGCTAAAGATATTATAGCAGGAAGAAAGTTTGATAATGGTATCATCTGTTCTGGAGAACAATCAATTATTGCTCCAGTTGAAAAACATTCTGAAATAATGAAGGCATTTGTTGATAATGGTGCATACTACATTGAAGATGAAGCAACAATTGATAAGTTTAGAAAGGTTATGTTCCCAGGTGGAAGTATAAATGGCAAACTTGTTGGTCAATCAGTTCAATTTATTGCTGATATGGCAGGAGTTATGGTTCCTGAAGATACTAAAGTAGTTATACTAAAAACTAAAGGAATAGGATCACTAGATGTACTTAACAAGGAAAAAATGTTCCCATTTATGATCACAATGACTTACAATACTTTTGAAGAAGCAGTAGAACTAGCTAAAACTAACCTTTTATATGAAGGCGCAGGTCATACTACAGCGGTT from the Clostridium sp. CM027 genome contains:
- a CDS encoding NifU family protein, which gives rise to MFAEIEKILEMNVRPKLKDHYGNIELVSYDDGIVEVKLLGQCKGCLSAKFTIEDVVEVALKEAIPSIKKVILKNEVSEELLEQARKFLSKGNRGN
- a CDS encoding DMT family transporter yields the protein MRKGYVYIILTALLYSTQEIANKMLVKNGMDSFQITFLIFTIGAILLTPFAIKDIKAKKLKLGINDVGYFALNGALCIPISMALLSFAGKYTLASTSAVIFSSNAIFTVPFAYLILKEKINKATLISLLVGILGVIIIFNPSKMVAGMNGESSNLLGITLALGAAIAWSLFTVISKIRINQYGGYVFNCIAFYIGAFFVLIILLATGRPIFKGIDGNAGLVLVYMGLFIKALGYVFYLGAIRLTSAVTASLVFLIKPALATMLAVMILGEKLELNIVIGIGFIIVSSYIAFKSKRASEISQVVTN
- a CDS encoding acetyl-CoA hydrolase/transferase family protein, with amino-acid sequence MKKVVSAQEAAGLIKDGMVVGVSGFTPSGYPKDVPLALAQRVKSTGEKMKLTLYTGASVGAEIDGAWAEAGIISKRMPYQTNSNLRNCINKGLTEYIDMNLSCMPQFVNYGFLPKVNVAIIEALAITEEGNIIPTTAVGNAATYVENADMVIIEVNENQPLSLEGIADIYTLENPPFRKPIPITHPGDRIGTTYIPCKLEKIAAVVMTNTSDKTRALKPIDETSKAISKNLINFLENEVKEGRLPENLLPLQSGVGNVANAVLAGLCETNLKKLTCYTEVIQDSMLDLIRCGKAEMVSATALSPSPTGMEAFRRDVGSLKDKIVLRPQEISNNPEVIRRLGVIAMNTALEVDIYGNVNSTHVMGTKMMNGIGGSGDFAGNASLTIFTTESIAKGGDISSIVPIVSHVDHTEHNVMVIVTEQGTADLRGKSPKERAVAIINNCAHPDYRPQLLEYLEKAECCAGKHTPHVLCDALSWHVRFMETGTMKMNKEL
- a CDS encoding 4-hydroxyphenylacetate 3-hydroxylase family protein; amino-acid sequence: MGLMTGEQYVESLRELNLKVYMFGEKVENVVDNPIIRPSMNSVKMTYDLAQMPEYEDLLTSTSIITGEKINRFANIHQSTEDLVKKVKMQRLCGQKTASCFQRCVGMDAFNSEYSTTYEIDKACGTEYHERFKKFLKYIHENDLIVDGAMTDPKGDRGLSISKQEDPDMYLRVVERRPDGIVVRGAKAHQTGICNSHEVLVMPTIAMRPEDKDYAVSFSVPTNTEGIIMILGRQSCDTRKSEEGADIDVGNYNYGGVEALTIFDDVFVPNERIFLNGETEFAGMLVERFAGYHRQSYGGCKVGVGDVLIGATALAADYNGTNRVSHIKDKLIEMTHLNETLYACGIACSAEGHKTESGNYIIDLLLANVCKQNVTRFPYEIVRLAEDIAGGLMVTMPADKDFKDPITGPYLEKYLKGVASVSTENRMRILRLIENLALGTAAVGYRTESMHGAGSPQAQRIMIARQSNLAHKKALAKVIARIKE
- a CDS encoding acetyl-CoA hydrolase/transferase family protein, translating into MNLEEIYKSKVITAEQAAGKIKSGNRVVTGHACGEPTDVISAMVANSKAYENVEIVHMVAMSKSEYAKPGMEKHFRHNSLFVGGTTRESVSSGRADFTPCFFSKVPDLFKNGYLPIDVAIVQVSAPDEHGCCSFGVSIDYTKTATECAKMVIAEVNNKMPRTMGDSFIHISDIDYIVEVSHQIIELNPPKIGDVEKAIGEYCASLVEDGSTLQLGIGAIPDAVLLFLKDKKDLGIHSEMISDGVVELVETGVVTNQAKTIHPGKIVVTFLMGTKRLYDFVDNNPMVEMYSVDYVNDPVIISKNNKMVCINSAIQVDLMGQVNAETIGLTQFSGTGGQVDFIRGAAMAKDGKSIIAMPSTASKGKISRIKPMLDEGAAVTTLRNEVQYVVTEYGIAELKGKTLRDRARSLINISHPDFRPSLMQEWEKRFKAKFQN
- a CDS encoding aldehyde dehydrogenase family protein, translating into MDNKAYINEMMIKAKTAQAGIANYNQEQVDDLVRVIGKVIFDNAEILAKEAVTETRMGVYEDKVAKNMGKSKTIWNSLKGKKSVDIIGAEEGKEGIVLVAKPKGVIASITPTTNPIVTPMCNAMFALKGRNAIIVAPHPRSKDCSAHAVKLMNDELRKLGAPENLIQIISEPSVELTGELMAAADTVVATGGMGMVRAAYASGKPAFGVGAGNVQVIIDRDYDFDKAAKDIIAGRKFDNGIICSGEQSIIAPVEKHSEIMKAFVDNGAYYIEDEATIDKFRKVMFPGGSINGKLVGQSVQFIADMAGVMVPEDTKVVILKTKGIGSLDVLNKEKMFPFMITMTYNTFEEAVELAKTNLLYEGAGHTTAVHSNDNDHIEYAGKELPISRLVVNQTSSTGAGGSFNNGFNPSTTLGCGSWGNNSISENFTYYHLINISRIGYFNKDAKVPTIEEIWSK